The Streptococcus mitis genome has a segment encoding these proteins:
- a CDS encoding phosphoglycerate kinase — protein sequence MAKLTVKDVELKGKKVLVRVDFNVPVKDGVITNDNRITAALPTIKYILEQGGRAILFSHLGRVKEEADKAGKSLAPVAADLAAKLGQDVAFLPGVTRGAELEAAINALEDGQVLLVENTRYEDVDGKKESKNDPELGKYWASLGDGIFVNDAFGTAHRAHASNVGISANVEKAVAGFLLENEIAYIQEAVETPERPFVAILGGSKVSDKIGVIENLLEKADKVLIGGGMTYTFYKAQGIEIGNSLVEEDKLDVAKALLEKANGKLILPVDSKEANAFAGYTEVRDTEGEAVSEGFLGLDIGPKSIAKFDEALTGAKTVVWNGPMGVFENPDFQAGTIGVMDAIVKQPGVKSIIGGGDSAAAAINLGRADKFSWISTGGGASMELLEGKVLPGLAALTEK from the coding sequence ATGGCAAAATTGACTGTTAAAGACGTTGAATTGAAAGGGAAAAAAGTTCTCGTTCGTGTTGACTTCAACGTACCTGTAAAAGATGGCGTGATTACCAACGACAACCGTATCACTGCAGCTCTTCCAACTATCAAGTACATCCTTGAACAAGGTGGACGTGCTATCCTCTTTTCTCACCTTGGCCGTGTAAAAGAAGAAGCAGACAAAGCTGGTAAATCACTTGCTCCTGTAGCTGCTGACTTGGCAGCTAAATTGGGTCAAGACGTTGCTTTCCTTCCAGGTGTCACTCGTGGTGCTGAATTGGAAGCAGCTATCAACGCTCTTGAAGATGGACAAGTTCTCTTGGTTGAAAACACTCGTTACGAAGATGTTGACGGCAAGAAAGAATCTAAAAACGATCCTGAACTTGGTAAATACTGGGCATCACTTGGAGATGGTATCTTCGTAAACGATGCATTCGGTACAGCTCACCGTGCACACGCATCTAACGTTGGTATCTCAGCAAACGTTGAAAAAGCAGTTGCTGGTTTCCTTCTTGAAAACGAAATTGCCTACATCCAAGAAGCAGTTGAAACTCCAGAACGTCCATTCGTAGCGATCCTTGGTGGTTCAAAAGTTTCAGACAAGATTGGTGTTATCGAAAACTTGCTTGAAAAAGCTGATAAAGTCCTTATCGGTGGTGGTATGACTTACACATTCTACAAAGCACAAGGTATCGAAATCGGTAACTCGCTTGTAGAAGAAGACAAATTGGATGTTGCGAAAGCTCTTCTTGAAAAAGCAAACGGTAAATTGATCTTGCCAGTTGACTCAAAAGAAGCTAACGCATTTGCTGGCTACACTGAAGTACGTGACACTGAAGGTGAAGCAGTTTCTGAAGGCTTCCTTGGTCTTGACATCGGTCCAAAATCTATTGCTAAATTTGACGAAGCTTTGACTGGTGCCAAAACAGTTGTATGGAACGGACCTATGGGTGTATTTGAAAACCCAGATTTCCAAGCTGGTACAATCGGTGTGATGGACGCTATCGTGAAACAACCAGGCGTTAAATCAATCATCGGTGGTGGTGACTCAGCTGCCGCAGCGATTAACCTTGGCCGTGCAGACAAATTCTCATGGATTAGTACGGGCGGAGGTGCTTCAATGGAACTTCTCGAAGGTAAAGTATTGCCAGGTTTGGCTGCACTTACAGAAAAATAA
- a CDS encoding FUSC family protein, translated as MSYFKKYKFDKSQFKLGMRTFKTGIAVFLVLLIFGFFGWKGLQIGALTAVFSLRESFDKSVHFGTSRILGNSIGGLYALVFFLLNTFFHEAFWVTLVVVPICTMLTIMTNVAMNNKAGVIGGVAAMLIITLSIPSGETILYVFARVSETFMGVFVAILVNYDIDRIRLFLEKKEK; from the coding sequence ATGAGTTATTTTAAAAAATATAAATTCGATAAATCCCAGTTCAAACTTGGTATGCGAACCTTTAAAACAGGTATTGCTGTTTTTCTAGTTCTCTTGATTTTTGGCTTTTTTGGCTGGAAAGGTCTTCAAATCGGTGCTTTAACAGCCGTTTTTAGCCTGAGGGAGAGTTTTGATAAGAGTGTCCATTTTGGGACTTCGCGTATTCTAGGAAATAGTATCGGTGGCCTCTATGCCCTAGTCTTCTTCTTATTAAATACCTTTTTCCACGAAGCCTTTTGGGTGACCTTGGTAGTTGTTCCAATCTGCACCATGTTAACCATTATGACAAATGTAGCCATGAATAACAAAGCAGGAGTTATTGGTGGTGTAGCAGCTATGTTAATCATTACCCTATCGATTCCGAGCGGCGAAACAATTTTGTACGTATTTGCGCGTGTATCAGAAACTTTCATGGGAGTTTTTGTCGCAATTCTCGTAAATTACGATATTGATCGTATTCGGCTCTTTTTAGAGAAAAAAGAAAAATAA
- the glnR gene encoding transcriptional repressor GlnR gives MKEKEFRRNMAVFPIGSVMKLTDLSARQIRYYEDQELIKPDRNEGNRRMYSLNDMDRLLEIKDYISEGYNIAAIKKKYAEREAKSKKAVSQTEVRRALHNELLQQGRFASVRSPFGRG, from the coding sequence ATGAAGGAAAAAGAATTTCGCCGAAATATGGCTGTTTTTCCTATCGGCAGTGTTATGAAGTTGACCGATCTATCGGCGCGTCAGATTCGTTATTATGAAGATCAAGAGTTGATTAAGCCTGATCGAAACGAAGGGAACCGTCGCATGTATTCCTTGAATGACATGGATCGTCTGCTTGAAATCAAAGATTATATCTCTGAAGGTTATAATATCGCTGCCATTAAGAAAAAATATGCTGAACGTGAAGCGAAATCCAAGAAAGCGGTGAGTCAGACTGAGGTGCGTCGTGCACTTCACAATGAACTCCTCCAACAGGGTCGCTTTGCTTCGGTACGATCACCTTTTGGTCGCGGTTAG
- the glnA gene encoding type I glutamate--ammonia ligase, with translation MPITAADIRREVKEKNVTFIRLMFSDILGTMKNVEIPATDEQLDKVLSNKAMFDGSSIEGFVRINESDMYLYPDLDTWTVFPWGDENGSVAGLICDVYTTEGEPFAGDPRGNLKRALRHMEEVGFKSFNLGPEPEFFLFKLDENGDPTLEVNDKGGYFDLAPTDLADNTRREIVNVLTKMGFEVEASHHEVAVGQHEIDFKYDEVLRACDKIQIFKLVVKTIARKHGLYATFMAKPKFGIAGSGMHCNMSLFDAEGNNAFFDPSDPKGMQLSETAYYFLGGLIKHAYNYTAIMNPTVNSYKRLVPGYEAPVYIAWAGRNRSPLVRVPASRGMGTRLELRSVDPMANPYIAMAVLLEVGLHGIENKIEAPAPIEENIYIMTAEERKEAGITDLPSTLHNALKALTEDEVVRAALGEHIYTSFLEAKRIEWASYATFVSQWEIDNYLDLY, from the coding sequence ATGCCAATCACAGCTGCAGATATTCGTCGTGAAGTCAAGGAAAAAAATGTTACCTTTATCCGTCTCATGTTCTCAGATATTTTGGGAACCATGAAAAACGTCGAAATTCCTGCTACAGATGAACAGTTAGATAAAGTCTTGTCAAACAAGGCTATGTTTGATGGATCTTCTATTGAAGGTTTTGTACGTATCAATGAGTCGGATATGTACTTGTACCCTGACTTGGATACATGGACAGTCTTCCCTTGGGGAGATGAAAATGGAAGTGTTGCAGGTTTGATCTGTGATGTCTATACAACAGAAGGTGAACCATTTGCGGGTGACCCTCGTGGCAATCTCAAACGTGCTCTTCGTCATATGGAAGAAGTAGGATTCAAATCTTTCAACCTTGGGCCAGAGCCAGAATTCTTCCTATTTAAACTAGATGAAAATGGAGACCCAACACTTGAAGTAAATGACAAGGGTGGCTACTTTGATTTGGCACCTACTGACCTTGCGGACAATACACGTCGTGAGATTGTCAATGTCTTGACCAAAATGGGATTTGAAGTAGAAGCGAGTCACCATGAGGTTGCGGTTGGACAACATGAAATTGACTTTAAGTACGATGAAGTTCTCCGTGCCTGTGATAAGATTCAAATCTTTAAACTTGTTGTTAAAACCATTGCTCGCAAACATGGTCTTTATGCAACCTTTATGGCAAAACCAAAATTTGGTATTGCTGGATCAGGTATGCACTGTAATATGTCCTTGTTTGATGCAGAAGGAAATAATGCCTTCTTTGATCCAAGTGATCCAAAAGGAATGCAGTTGTCAGAAACGGCCTACTATTTCCTTGGCGGTTTGATTAAGCATGCCTACAACTATACTGCCATCATGAACCCAACGGTTAACTCATACAAACGTTTGGTTCCAGGTTATGAAGCGCCTGTTTACATTGCTTGGGCTGGTCGTAACCGTTCGCCACTTGTGCGCGTGCCTGCTTCACGTGGTATGGGAACTCGTCTTGAGTTGCGTTCAGTGGATCCAATGGCGAACCCGTATATCGCTATGGCGGTTCTTTTGGAAGTTGGTTTGCATGGTATTGAAAATAAAATCGAAGCACCAGCTCCTATCGAAGAAAATATCTACATCATGACAGCAGAAGAGCGCAAGGAAGCTGGTATCACAGATCTTCCATCAACCCTTCACAACGCCTTGAAAGCTTTGACAGAAGATGAGGTTGTCAGAGCAGCTCTTGGAGAACATATCTATACTAGTTTCCTTGAAGCAAAACGAATTGAATGGGCAAGTTATGCAACTTTCGTTTCACAATGGGAAATTGATAACTATTTAGATCTTTACTAA
- a CDS encoding glutamine synthetase translates to MQNLHLFCSYSLVFFYTSDDKSNSQKSQEDFLKNK, encoded by the coding sequence ATTCAAAACCTCCACCTTTTCTGCAGTTACTCCTTGGTTTTCTTCTACACGTCTGATGATAAATCTAATTCTCAAAAGAGTCAAGAGGATTTTTTGAAAAATAAATAG
- a CDS encoding restriction endonuclease subunit S, whose amino-acid sequence MVKLTTCYFCDYGSYYGNVPMNWVVIKIKDIFSINTGLSYKKGDLSINNKGVRIIRGGNIKPLEFSLLDNDYYIDTQFISSEQVYLKRNQLITPVSTSLEHIGKFARIDKDYDGVVAGGFIFQLTPFESSEIISKFLLFNLSSPLFYKQLKAITKLSGQALYNIPKTTLSELLIPLAPFEEQELITQKVEKLFEKVNQL is encoded by the coding sequence GTGGTCAAACTGACCACCTGCTATTTTTGTGATTATGGCTCTTATTATGGGAATGTACCTATGAATTGGGTTGTTATAAAAATAAAAGATATTTTTTCAATAAATACAGGTCTTTCTTACAAGAAGGGCGATTTAAGCATTAATAATAAAGGTGTTAGAATTATACGTGGTGGTAATATTAAGCCTTTAGAATTTTCTCTGTTGGATAATGATTACTACATTGATACACAATTCATCTCCTCTGAGCAAGTTTATTTAAAACGTAATCAGCTAATAACACCTGTATCAACCTCTTTAGAACATATTGGAAAGTTTGCAAGAATCGATAAAGACTATGATGGTGTTGTGGCTGGTGGATTTATTTTCCAATTAACACCATTCGAAAGTTCAGAGATTATTTCAAAATTTCTATTATTCAATTTGTCCTCTCCGTTATTTTATAAACAATTGAAAGCAATAACTAAACTATCAGGTCAAGCTTTATATAATATTCCTAAAACTACACTGAGCGAGCTATTAATTCCGTTAGCTCCTTTTGAGGAACAGGAACTTATTACTCAAAAAGTTGAGAAACTTTTTGAAAAAGTAAATCAACTTTAG
- a CDS encoding restriction endonuclease subunit S yields MTPEQLKASILQRAMEGKLVPQNPNDEPASELLKRIKAEKEKLISEGKIKRDKKETEIFRGDDGKPYEKFADGSTQEIDVPYDIPDTWEWVRLGRAISLLSGRDLNKSNYFDGKVGDTPYITGASNFSNGLVNTNRYTNHPTVLSYKGDLLITVKGTIGELAFNYFQKAHIARQIMAIQSTHLNLVFLKYQLQQLLPNIKLQAQSMIPGISRGTLLALLIPLPPLSEQQRIVEAIESALEKVDEYAESYNRLEQLDKEFPDKLKKSILQYAMQGKLVDQDPNDESVEVLLEKIRAEKQKLFDEGKIKKKDLEISIVSQGDDNSYYGNKDETISYPIYEIPEAWRYIKFASLVNFRIGKTPPRSEATFWGTEIPWVSISDMPISGYVTNTRESISKLALKSKKIDISPKGTLLMSFKLSIGKVAILDIPATHNEAIISIFPYANKENIIRDYLMIFLPLISTLGDSKDAIKGKTLNSTSISELLIPISNHEEMKRIISKVDLLFQKVSQLFE; encoded by the coding sequence ATGACACCAGAACAACTTAAAGCAAGTATTCTCCAAAGAGCGATGGAAGGGAAATTAGTGCCGCAAAATCCCAATGACGAACCTGCAAGTGAATTATTAAAGAGAATCAAAGCTGAAAAAGAAAAACTTATCAGTGAAGGAAAAATCAAACGAGATAAAAAGGAAACTGAGATATTTCGTGGTGATGATGGGAAACCTTATGAGAAGTTTGCTGATGGAAGCACTCAAGAAATTGATGTTCCTTATGATATTCCTGATACTTGGGAGTGGGTGAGGTTGGGGAGAGCTATTAGCCTATTATCTGGGAGAGATTTAAACAAATCTAATTATTTTGACGGGAAAGTAGGTGACACTCCATATATAACTGGAGCTAGTAATTTTTCTAATGGTTTGGTAAATACCAATAGATACACTAATCATCCCACTGTCTTATCTTATAAAGGGGACTTATTGATTACTGTTAAAGGCACTATTGGTGAATTAGCTTTTAATTATTTTCAAAAAGCACATATCGCACGACAAATTATGGCTATTCAGTCTACTCACTTAAATCTAGTGTTTCTAAAATATCAATTGCAACAATTATTACCCAACATTAAACTACAAGCTCAGTCCATGATTCCCGGAATTTCGAGAGGGACACTTTTAGCTCTTCTTATCCCTCTTCCCCCACTATCTGAACAACAACGAATAGTAGAAGCAATCGAATCAGCTTTAGAAAAAGTAGATGAATATGCTGAAAGTTATAATAGACTAGAACAGCTAGATAAAGAATTTCCAGATAAACTAAAAAAATCTATTCTTCAATATGCTATGCAGGGAAAGTTAGTTGATCAAGATCCTAACGATGAATCAGTCGAAGTTTTACTTGAAAAAATACGAGCAGAAAAGCAAAAACTCTTTGATGAAGGCAAGATTAAAAAGAAAGATTTGGAGATTTCAATTGTTTCCCAAGGAGATGATAACTCTTATTATGGGAACAAAGATGAAACAATCTCTTATCCTATATATGAAATTCCAGAAGCATGGAGATATATTAAATTTGCTAGCCTAGTTAACTTCAGAATAGGAAAAACTCCTCCACGCAGTGAAGCTACTTTTTGGGGAACTGAAATACCTTGGGTATCTATATCAGATATGCCTATATCTGGTTATGTAACTAATACGAGAGAATCTATTTCTAAATTAGCATTAAAATCAAAGAAAATAGACATTTCACCTAAAGGAACTTTATTAATGAGTTTTAAATTATCTATTGGAAAAGTTGCCATATTGGATATTCCTGCCACTCATAATGAAGCCATTATATCGATATTCCCCTATGCTAATAAAGAAAATATTATCAGAGATTACTTAATGATATTTTTGCCACTCATCTCTACTTTAGGTGATTCAAAAGATGCTATCAAAGGGAAAACATTAAATAGCACCAGCATCTCCGAATTATTAATCCCTATTTCTAACCATGAAGAGATGAAAAGAATCATTTCTAAAGTTGATTTACTTTTTCAAAAAGTTTCTCAACTTTTTGAGTAA
- a CDS encoding HsdM family class I SAM-dependent methyltransferase: protein MSITSFVKRIQDITRNDAGVNGDAQRIEQMSWLLFLKIYDSREMVWELEEDEYKSIIPEGLKWRNWAHSQNGERVLTGDELLDFVNNKLFKELKELEITSNMPIRKTIVKSAFEDANNYMKNGVLLRQVINVIDEVDFNSPEDRHSFNDIYEKILKDIQNAGNSGEFYTPRAATDFIAEVLDPKLGESMADLACGTGGFLTSTLNRLSSQRKTSEDTKKYNTAVFGIEKKAFPHLLAVTNLFLHEIDDPKIVHGNTLERNVREYTDDEKFDIIMMNPPFGGSELETIKNNFPAELRSSETADLFMAVIMYRLKENGRVGVILPDGFLFGEGVKTRLKQKLVDEFNLHTIIRLPHSVFAPYTGIHTNILFFDKTKKTEETWFYRLDMPDGYKNFSKTKPMKSEHFNPVRDWWENREEILEGKFYKSKSFTPSELAELNYNLDQCGFPKEEEEILNPFELIQNYQAERATLNHKIDNVLADILQLLEDK, encoded by the coding sequence ATGTCAATTACATCATTTGTAAAAAGAATTCAAGATATCACTCGAAACGATGCTGGTGTTAATGGTGATGCTCAACGTATTGAGCAAATGTCTTGGTTATTATTCTTAAAAATTTATGATAGCCGTGAAATGGTTTGGGAATTAGAAGAAGACGAGTATAAGTCAATTATCCCAGAGGGATTAAAATGGCGGAATTGGGCTCATTCTCAAAATGGGGAACGGGTATTGACAGGCGATGAATTACTTGATTTTGTCAATAACAAGTTATTCAAAGAGTTGAAAGAGCTTGAAATAACTTCAAATATGCCTATTCGAAAAACGATTGTTAAATCAGCTTTTGAAGATGCGAACAACTATATGAAAAATGGCGTCTTGTTACGCCAAGTCATCAATGTTATTGATGAAGTTGATTTCAATAGCCCTGAAGATCGTCATTCGTTTAATGATATTTACGAAAAAATTCTTAAAGATATTCAAAATGCTGGGAACTCAGGAGAATTTTATACGCCACGTGCAGCGACTGATTTTATCGCCGAAGTCCTTGACCCAAAACTTGGAGAATCAATGGCAGACCTTGCTTGCGGAACAGGAGGCTTCTTGACTTCGACTCTGAACCGTTTAAGTAGTCAACGTAAAACTAGTGAAGATACCAAAAAATATAATACAGCTGTTTTTGGTATTGAAAAGAAAGCATTTCCTCATCTTTTAGCAGTTACAAATCTGTTTCTTCACGAAATTGATGACCCTAAAATTGTTCACGGAAATACTCTGGAGAGAAATGTTCGTGAATATACGGATGATGAAAAATTTGACATTATTATGATGAATCCACCTTTTGGAGGGTCAGAATTAGAAACAATAAAAAATAACTTTCCAGCAGAATTACGGAGTTCTGAAACAGCTGATTTATTTATGGCTGTCATTATGTATCGTTTGAAAGAAAATGGTCGTGTTGGAGTTATTTTACCTGATGGTTTTCTATTTGGTGAAGGTGTAAAAACTCGCTTGAAACAAAAACTGGTAGACGAGTTCAACTTGCATACGATTATTAGGTTGCCTCATAGTGTCTTTGCACCGTATACAGGAATCCATACGAACATTCTTTTCTTTGATAAAACAAAGAAAACAGAAGAAACTTGGTTTTATCGTTTAGATATGCCAGATGGTTATAAAAATTTCTCGAAAACTAAGCCAATGAAGTCAGAACACTTCAATCCTGTTCGTGACTGGTGGGAAAATCGTGAAGAGATTCTGGAAGGTAAGTTCTACAAATCTAAATCATTTACACCTAGTGAATTGGCTGAGTTGAATTATAATTTAGACCAGTGTGGTTTTCCAAAAGAGGAAGAGGAAATCTTAAATCCCTTTGAGTTGATTCAGAATTATCAAGCGGAAAGAGCAACTTTAAATCATAAGATTGATAATGTATTAGCTGATATTTTGCAGTTGTTGGAGGACAAATAA
- the hsdR gene encoding EcoAI/FtnUII family type I restriction enzme subunit R, protein MVEFIKSKKEMSEEDIKANFMTPAIVSKGWKNGEHIAYEEYFTDGRIEVRGDKARRKEGKKSDYSLYYQFGTRIAIVEAKDNKHSVRAGLQQAIEYGEILDVPFVYSSNGDGFIEHDRITREERELKLDEFPTREELFSRMTKEKELTYEITEAISTPYYTDAFSMKTPRYYQQIAINRTIETVARGQKRVMFVMATGTGKTFMAFQIIHRLRKAGLAKRVLFLADRNILVDQTMAEDFKPFEKVMTKITPKLLTAPEKLNSFEIYLGLYQQLTGEDGTETHYQKFDKDFFDLIIIDEAHRGSAKEDSNWRKVIDYFSSATQIGMTATPKETKNASNMEYFGEPIYTYSLKQGIEDGFLAPYRVMRVNLDVDVDGYRPETGKVDANGQLIEDRYYDRKDFDKTIVIDDRTQRVAKFVSDYMKQNNARFDKTIVFCVDIDHAERMRAALIKENLDLVQEDYRYIMQVTGDNAEGKAQLDNFMDVNSNFPAIVTTSKLLTTGVNAKTCRLIVLDSNIQSMTEFKQIIGRGTRLYPQKGKEFFTIIDFRNVTNLFADPDFDGEPVKVLETGAKTVSGSTPSFVGEEGDPVEKYIVTDKQVTILNSTVQVLDENGKLITESLTDYTRKNILGSYATLNDFITVWHTADKKKLILDELYKKGVYLDAIRESEGISEQEIDDFDLLLKLAYGQKELTKTERINKLKQSGYLYKYSEEARAVLEILLDKYMDKGIGELESIETLKLPEFQIYGGTFKIINTYFGDKKRYLQAIKELEKELFTVA, encoded by the coding sequence ATGGTTGAGTTTATAAAGTCTAAGAAAGAAATGAGTGAGGAGGATATTAAAGCAAATTTTATGACTCCTGCTATTGTATCCAAAGGATGGAAAAATGGTGAGCATATCGCTTACGAAGAATACTTCACTGATGGTCGAATTGAGGTTAGAGGAGATAAGGCTCGTCGTAAAGAAGGAAAAAAATCAGACTATTCACTGTATTACCAATTTGGAACTCGAATTGCAATTGTTGAGGCAAAGGATAATAAACACAGCGTTCGAGCAGGATTACAACAAGCTATTGAATATGGAGAGATTTTAGATGTTCCATTTGTTTATTCTTCGAATGGTGATGGCTTTATTGAACACGACCGTATCACGAGAGAAGAACGTGAGCTGAAGTTAGACGAATTCCCTACTCGTGAAGAATTATTTTCTCGTATGACGAAGGAAAAAGAATTGACGTACGAAATTACAGAAGCTATCTCAACTCCATACTATACAGACGCCTTCTCAATGAAAACGCCACGCTATTATCAGCAAATAGCTATCAACCGTACTATTGAAACAGTTGCCAGAGGACAAAAACGAGTAATGTTTGTGATGGCAACAGGAACAGGGAAAACGTTCATGGCTTTTCAAATTATTCATCGCCTTCGAAAAGCTGGTTTGGCTAAACGAGTTTTATTCTTAGCAGATAGAAACATCTTAGTAGACCAAACGATGGCTGAAGACTTTAAGCCATTCGAAAAGGTAATGACGAAAATTACACCAAAACTTTTGACTGCTCCTGAAAAATTAAATTCTTTTGAAATTTATCTAGGACTTTATCAGCAGCTAACTGGTGAAGATGGAACTGAAACACATTATCAAAAGTTTGACAAAGACTTCTTTGATTTAATCATAATTGATGAAGCACACCGTGGCTCAGCTAAGGAAGACAGTAACTGGCGTAAGGTGATTGATTATTTCAGTTCTGCTACACAAATTGGGATGACCGCTACTCCTAAAGAAACCAAGAATGCTTCCAATATGGAATACTTTGGTGAGCCAATCTATACTTATAGTTTAAAACAGGGAATCGAGGATGGTTTTTTGGCTCCATATCGTGTTATGAGGGTTAATTTAGATGTGGATGTGGATGGTTATCGTCCAGAAACTGGAAAAGTTGATGCTAACGGACAATTAATAGAAGATAGGTACTACGACAGGAAAGATTTTGACAAAACCATTGTCATTGATGATAGAACTCAAAGAGTTGCCAAGTTTGTTTCTGATTATATGAAGCAAAACAATGCACGATTTGATAAAACAATTGTTTTTTGTGTTGATATTGACCATGCCGAGCGAATGCGTGCTGCACTTATAAAAGAGAATCTAGACTTAGTCCAAGAAGACTATCGTTATATTATGCAAGTAACTGGTGACAACGCTGAAGGAAAAGCTCAACTGGATAACTTTATGGATGTCAATTCTAATTTTCCCGCTATTGTAACAACGTCTAAATTATTAACGACAGGAGTTAATGCTAAAACATGTCGTTTGATTGTTTTAGACTCTAATATCCAATCCATGACTGAGTTTAAACAAATTATTGGTCGTGGAACTCGTCTCTACCCTCAAAAAGGGAAAGAATTTTTTACGATTATTGATTTTCGAAATGTTACCAATTTGTTTGCTGACCCTGATTTTGATGGTGAGCCAGTGAAGGTGCTGGAAACAGGTGCGAAAACAGTCAGTGGTTCTACGCCCAGTTTCGTAGGTGAGGAAGGTGACCCAGTAGAAAAATATATCGTTACAGACAAGCAGGTTACCATTCTTAATTCTACTGTTCAAGTATTGGATGAAAACGGGAAACTGATTACCGAAAGCCTGACCGACTACACTCGGAAGAATATCTTAGGTAGCTACGCCACTTTGAACGATTTTATCACAGTTTGGCATACGGCGGATAAAAAGAAGCTTATCTTAGACGAACTTTATAAAAAAGGAGTTTATCTAGATGCTATTCGAGAGTCGGAGGGAATATCAGAACAAGAAATCGATGATTTTGATTTACTCCTAAAACTTGCCTATGGCCAAAAAGAATTAACCAAAACGGAACGTATCAATAAACTCAAACAAAGCGGATATTTATATAAATATAGTGAAGAAGCACGTGCTGTTTTGGAAATTTTACTGGACAAATACATGGATAAAGGTATTGGAGAACTCGAAAGCATTGAAACATTAAAACTTCCAGAATTTCAGATATATGGTGGAACCTTCAAAATCATCAATACTTATTTTGGAGATAAAAAACGATATTTACAAGCAATTAAAGAATTGGAGAAAGAGCTATTTACAGTAGCTTAA
- a CDS encoding DUF2812 domain-containing protein codes for MNSRVEFRIFTIVDLDKEEEYLHEMHLKGWRYRTSRFGLFYFDQCQPDNVIYCIYDSRFLKKYKHELQDFRNRGWELIEAGSCSILHKSSSHLLPEDQVYMSKGLRWEVMRNRLRSCTVAFSGGLVVCMSSFREDLSVSFFVIFLLYAFLISYLIFGYFRLNRVYRVDKQ; via the coding sequence ATGAATAGCAGAGTAGAATTTCGGATTTTCACCATTGTTGATTTGGACAAGGAAGAAGAATATTTACATGAGATGCATTTGAAAGGCTGGAGGTATAGAACTAGTCGTTTTGGTTTGTTCTATTTTGACCAATGTCAACCAGACAATGTCATCTACTGTATCTATGATTCTAGATTTCTTAAAAAATATAAGCATGAACTGCAAGATTTTAGAAACAGAGGTTGGGAATTGATAGAAGCAGGTTCTTGTTCGATTCTTCATAAATCGTCTTCTCATTTACTTCCAGAGGATCAAGTTTATATGAGTAAGGGGCTCAGATGGGAAGTTATGCGAAATAGACTTCGTTCATGTACAGTTGCTTTCTCAGGTGGTCTTGTAGTTTGTATGAGTTCGTTTAGAGAAGATCTTTCTGTGTCTTTCTTCGTTATTTTTCTTTTATATGCTTTTCTGATTTCTTATTTAATTTTTGGTTATTTTAGACTTAACAGGGTATACCGAGTAGATAAACAGTAA